A region of Carettochelys insculpta isolate YL-2023 chromosome 9, ASM3395843v1, whole genome shotgun sequence DNA encodes the following proteins:
- the LOC142018005 gene encoding uncharacterized protein LOC142018005, whose product MDEVNWESSNDACDTGEEHSGDSSQSSDWVVRKSSLQPEVDIDYSQPFSPGCSPAGPSGRQELPVELQCEDEETYETYYHMRGETKAGIFVTSNTNFDLQCEDEDLELSSSEEPQGDLSENDKNVILIDAFGEEDLKPISGKALPYRCKKCGATFQDLGELQEHKQIHLREHSYQCPMCGKEFFRAANLRMHKLIHSSDRPHKCPQCDKGFIRTADVWRHLRNVHKIERSQVALGNGLVRNPWSTVHQNKKGSGDTDQRGSENRKPSEEESKPYICPVCGKGFCKPNLLSKHKVIHRQDRPYQCQECGMAFVQLLRLKRHQQTHSGEHPFYCEECGGTFTRLASLQRHQRIHTGEKPYSCVYCGHSFTESGTLRRHERTHKVDKT is encoded by the coding sequence ATGGACGAGGTGAACTGGGAATCCAGTAATGATGCTTGTGACACAGGTGAGGAGCATTCAGGTGATTCCAGTCAGTCCTCTGATTGGGTGGTTCGGAAATCTAGCCTTCAGCCGGAGGTAGACATAGACTATTCTCAACCATTCAGTCCTGGTTGTAGCCCTGCTGGACCTTCAGGTAGGCAGGAACTCCCTGTGGAATTGCAGTGTGAAGATGAGGAAACCTATGAGACCTATTACCACATGCGAGGTGAAACCAAAGCTGGGATCTTTGTTACCTCCAACACCAACTTTGATCTGCAGTGTGAAGATGAGGATCTGGAACTCAGCTCCTCTGAGGAACCTCAGGGAGATCTAAGTGAGAATGACAAAAACGTCATTCTTATTGATGCCTTTGGCGAGGAGGACCTGAAACCCATATCTGGAAAAGCTTTGCCTTACAGATGCAAGAAGTGTGGTGCCACTTTTCAGGATCTGGGTGAATTACAAGAACACAAACAGATACACCTGAGGGAGCATTCATATCAGTGCCCAATGTGCGGCAAAGAGTTCTTTCGTGCTGCAAACTTGCGAATGCACAAGCTCATTCATTCTAGTGACAGACCGCACAAGTGTCCACAGTGTGACAAGGGGTTCATCCGCACAGCTGATGTCTGGAGACACCTACGCAACGTGCACAAGATTGAGCGCTCCCAGGTAGCTTTGGGAAATGGCCTGGTCAGGAACCCATGGTCAACAgtgcaccaaaacaaaaaaggcagtgggGACACTGACCAGCGAGGTTCAGAAAATCGAAAGCCCAGTGAAGAAGAGTCTAAACCTTACATCTGTCCAGTGTGTGGTAAAGGTTTCTGTAAACCAAATCTGCTGTCGAAACACAAAGTGATCCATCGACAGGACAGACCGTATCAATGTCAAGAATGTGGCATGGCCTTTGTCCAGCTACTGAGGTTGAAAAGGCACCAACAGACTCACTCTGGAGAGCACCCTTTCTATTGCGAGGAGTGTGGCGGGACCTTCACACGGCTGGCGTCGCTACAGCGCCATCAGCGGATCCACACCGGAGAAAAGCCCTACTCTTGTGTTTACTGCGGTCATTCCTTCACAGAGTCAGGTACTCTAAGGAGGCATGAGCGCACACATAAAGTGGACAAAACTTAG
- the LOC142018004 gene encoding uncharacterized protein LOC142018004 codes for MEVEVNWESSNDTSSTDEEHSDDSSHFSEQVRHKSCFQLEVDIENSQPSSTGRSPAGPSGREELPVELQCEDDETYETYYQMRGETTAGVFVTSYTNFDLQCEDEDLELCSSKVPQGGLSEDEKNIILIDAFGEEDLTPISGRTLPSRCKKCGATFQDLGELQEHKQIHLREHSYHCPICGKEFFRAANLRMHKLIHSSDRPHKCPQCDKGFIRTADVWRHLRNVHKIERSQVALGNGLVRNRGSTVHQSRHGHGDADQQCSENQKTAEEESKPYICPVCGKGFCKPNLLSRHKVIHRQDKPHKCQECGKSFVERLKLKRHQQIHSGERPYCCEECGRSFAQLVTLQCHQRIHTGEKPYSCAYCGRCFTVSATLRKHERTHKVVDKL; via the coding sequence ATGGAGGTGGAGGTGAATTGGGAGTCCAGTAATGACACCTCTAGCACAGACGAGGAGCATTCTGATGACTCCAGTCATTTCTCTGAGCAGGTGCGTCATAAATCTTGTTTCCAATTGGAGGTGGATATAGAAAACTCTCAACCTTCCAGTACTGGTCGTAGCCCAGCTGGACCTTCGGGTAGAGAAGAACTCCCTGTAGAATTGCAGTGTGAAGACGATGAAACCTATGAGACCTATTACCAGATGCGGGGTGAGACAACAGCTGGGGTCTTTGTCACATCCTATACCAACTTTGACCTGCAATGTGAAGATGAGGACTTGGAACTCTGCTCATCTAAGGTACCTCAGGGAGGGCTAAGTGAGGATGAGAAAAACATCATTCTCATTGATGCCTTTGGTGAGGAGGACCTGACGCCCATATCTGGAAGAACTTTGCCTTCTAGATGCAAGAAGTGTGGTGCCACTTTTCAGGATTTGGGTGAATTACAAGAACACAAACAGATTCACCTGAGGGAGCATTCATATCATTGCCCAATCTGTGGCAAAGAGTTTTTTCGTGCTGCAAACTTGCGAATGCACAAGCTCATTCATTCTAGTGACAGACCACACAAGTGTCCACAGTGTGACAAAGGGTTCATCCGCACAGCTGATGTCTGGAGACACCTACGCAATGTGCACAAGATTGAGCGCTCCCAGGTAGCTTTGGGAAATGGCCTGGTTAGGAATCGGGGATCTACAGTGCACCAAAGCAGACATGGCCATGGGGATGCTGATCAGCAGTGTTCAGAAAATCAAAAAACTGCGGAAGAAGAGTCTAAGCCTTACATCTGTCCAGTGTGTGGCAAAGGTTTCTGTAAACCGAATCTGCTCTCCAGACACAAGGTGATCCACCGACAAGACAAACCACATAAATGTCAAGAATGTGGGAAGTCCTTTGTTGAGCGACTCAAGTTGAAAAGGCACCAGCAGATTCACTCTGGAGAGCGCCCATACTGCTGTGAGGAATGCGGAAGGAGTTTTGCACAGCTGGTGACACTACAGTGCCATCAGCGGATCCATACTGGAGAAAAACCCTACTCTTGTGCTTACTGTGGTCGTTGCTTCACAGTGTCTGCTACTCTAAGGAAGCATGAGCGCACACATAAAGTGGTGGACAAATTGTAG
- the LOC142018003 gene encoding uncharacterized protein LOC142018003, producing MDVEVDWESDNDTCDTGEEHSDDSSHISMRIGRKASLQLEVEEDYSPPSSPPCSIAGPSVRQEIPVELQCEEEETYENYYQKRDSSTPAVFVTSSTNFDLQCEDEDLELYSSEHSEEPQGGLSEDDENIILIDAFGEEDLESRSGESLSYRCKKCGATFQDLGELQEHKQIHLTEHSYQCPICGKEFFRAANLRMHKLIHSSDRPHKCPECDKGFIRTADVWRHLRNVHKIERSKVLGNGMVRNPWSSVHRNQNGGRDTYQQCSDDQKPGEEQSKPYICPTCGKGFHKPNLLSKHKVIHRQDKPYQCQECGKSFIQLLRLKRHQQTHSGERPFYCEECGGTFTRLASLQRHQRIHTGEKPYSCAYCAQDFTESGSLRRHERTHQLKMS from the coding sequence ATGGATGTGGAGGTTGACTGGGAGTCTGATAATGACACTTGTGACACAGGTGAGGAGCACTCAGATGACTCTAGCCATATCTCTATGCGCATAGGTCGCAAAGCCAGCCTCCAGCTGGAGGTAGAGGAAGATTACTCGCCACCATCTAGCCCTCCTTGCAGCATTGCTGGACCTTCAGTTAGGCAGGAGATCCCTGTAGAACTGCAGTGTGAAGAGGAGGAAACCTATGAAAACTACTACCAAAAGCGTGATTCATCCACTCCTGCTGTGTTCGTCACCTCCAGCACCAATTTTGACTTGCAGTGTGAAGATGAGGACCTGGAGCTTTACTCCTCTGAGCACTCTGAGGAACCTCAGGGAGGGTTAAGCGAAGATGATGAAAACATCATTCTGATTGATGCCTTTGGTGAGGAGGACCTGGAGTCCAGGTCTGGAGAATCTTTGTCTTATAGGTGCAAGAAGTGTGGTGCCACTTTCCAGGATCTGGGTGAATTACAAGAACATAAACAAATCCACCTAACAGAGCATTCATACCAATGCCCCATCTGCGGCAAAGAGTTCTTCCGTGCTGCAAACTTGCGAATGCACAAGCTCATTCATTCTAGTGATAGACCACACAAGTGTCCAGAGTGTGACAAGGGGTTCATCCGCACAGCTGATGTGTGGAGGCACCTACGTAATGTTCACAAGATTGAGCGATCAAAAGTTTTGGGAAATGGTATGGTTAGGAACCCATGGTCTTCAGTGCATCGGAACCAAAACGGTGGCAGAGATACCTATCAGCAGTGTTCGGatgaccaaaagcctggagaaGAACAGTCTAAACCTTACATCTGTCCAACGTGTGGCAAAGGTTTCCATAAACCTAATTTGCTATCCAAACACAAGGTGATCCACCGACAAGACAAACCATATCAATGTCAAGAATGTGGAAAGTCTTTTATCCAGCTGCTCAGGTTGAAAAGGCACCAGCAAACTCACTCTGGAGAGCGCCCCTTCTACTGTGAGGAGTGTGGCGGGACCTTCACGCGGTTGGCATCGCTACAGCGCCATCAACGGATCCATACTGGAGAGAAACCCTACTCTTGTGCTTACTGTGCTCAAGACTTCACAGAGTCAGGCTCCTTGAGGAGACATGAGCGCACTCACCAACTGAAGATGTCCTAG